Within Candidatus Dojkabacteria bacterium, the genomic segment TCCGAGTAGACTCAGTAAACATTGGTGGCTCAATACATGATGGTGAAAACCCTGACACTATGCTGGATGGACCTTGGCGATTCCCTCTATCTTCTGGCCCTGGCGAGCGCGGCAACATGGTGATCTTCGGCCATAGGTATGCAGAATTACCGCCAAGTACAAATACCTTCTTTAACCTAGACAAGATAAGGGTCGGGGACAAGATCGTAGTGGAGCAGGAGGGCGATATTGCCTATACCTATACGGTAGTGAGCACACAGGTTGTCGAGAAAAATGACCGAACGGTGCTGCAGTCATATGGCGATCATCGAATTACCTTAATTACCTGTACACCACTTTGGACATCGCAGAAGCGTCTCGCAATTGTCGGAATACTGGACAGAGGCTACAGGAGGATTTAGGCCGCTAACCTATAATGCGTAGCATTTCACGGCTTATTTGGCATAATTAATGAGCAAGTATAGTGTGTGAAGCC encodes:
- a CDS encoding sortase → MKLLLKLFSIFMLLLFAGAVGFLIAYPNYGDLTLYKSQLDSYNITHNFTLQLFTKLSPLTFDAYQADYRESSSVEYADPALLIKYLNEGKVKLDLEKKNTTIRVDSVNIGGSIHDGENPDTMLDGPWRFPLSSGPGERGNMVIFGHRYAELPPSTNTFFNLDKIRVGDKIVVEQEGDIAYTYTVVSTQVVEKNDRTVLQSYGDHRITLITCTPLWTSQKRLAIVGILDRGYRRI